The sequence TGACCCGGATCTGGCTGCCGCTGACCGGCCGCCTGCCCTGGGCGACGGTCGCCTTCCTGGAGGACGCCTACCGGCGCGGTGTCCTGCGCCAGGTCGGCGCCGTCTACCAGTTCCGCCACGCGCGCCTCCAGCGTCATCTGCGGGGCGGACCCACCGGCCGAGGGGTCACCCGCCCGGTGCTCTCCACGTCGTCCCGGGGCGATGGTCCGGGCCGGTGAGCGTCGCCCAGCAGGTCCGCGGGCCGACCCGGCACGGACCCGGCCACCGCGAAGTCGATCGGCGTCTCCGTGCGGCACCGCTGGTCGGTCTCGGTCGGCCGGAATGCGTCGTCGCCGGGAGGGGACGAACGCGGCCGCCCGCCGTCCCCGGTCGTCGGGCCGGGGCGGCGGGCGGAACACGGCGGTCGTGGCGCCCGGACGGGTCCGGGACGCCCCGTCCTCAGGCGACGGTCAGGACGATCTTGCCGGTGGTGCGGCCCTGCTCGCCGATCTCGTGGGCCTTCGCCGCCTGCTCCAGCGGCAGCACCGTGTCGACCAGCGGCTTCAGCAGGCCCTGCTCGACGAGCGCGGCGATCTCCCGCAGACCGCCCAGGTCCGGCTCCACCAGGACCCAGGAGGCGTGCACGCCCTGCGGGTCGGCCGGGAGGGAGTCGGGGCCGGGCAGGGTCACCAGGTGGCCGCCGGGCTTCAGGACCTTCAGGGAGCGCAGGGTGTAGTCCCCGCCGATGGCGTCGATCACGACGTCCACGTCGGACACGGCGTCCTCGAAGTCCGTGGTGCGGTAGTCGATCACCTCGTCGGCGCCGAGCTCACGCAGCAGCGCGTGCTTGCCCGCACTCGCGGTGCCGATCACGTACGCGCCGCGGGCCTTGGCGATCTGCACCGCCAGGTGGCCGACGCCGCCGGCCGCCGCGTGCACCAGCACCCGCTGTCCGGCGCTCACCCCGGCCGTGTCCACCAAGGCCTGCCAGGCGGTCAGCGCGGCCAGCGGCAGGGCCGCGGCCTGTACGTGGTCCAGCCCGGCCGGCTTGGGGGCGAAGTGCCGGGCCGGAGCCGTCACGTACTCGGCGTACGCGCCGGCCTGCTGCGGGAAGCGGGGCATCCCGTAGACCTCGTCGCCCACCCGGTGGAGGGTCACGCCCGGTCCCACGGCCTCCACGACGCCCGACACGTCCCAGCCGACCGCCGGCACCGGGCCCCACGGGATCAGGGCGCCGCTCTCGCGCGTCTTCCAGTCCACCGGGTTGACCCCGGCGGCGTGGACCCGGACCAGGACCTCGCCCATGCCGGGCTCCGGACGCTCGGTCTCGGTCTCGACGAGGACCTCGGGTCCGCCCCACTTGCTGACGACGACGGCGCGCATGACATGTCTCCTTGCTGGATTCCCACCGGCCGGTGTCCCGACCGATGACCTCACTCTGGCCGCTCGCCGACCCGCGCGGTGTTGGCCGTACGGCCACCATGTGTCAGGATCTGGCCATGCACCGAATCGCCGTACTCGCCCTCGAAGGGGTCCCTCCGTTCGAGCTCGGCATCCCCTCCCGGGTCTTCGGAAACGCCCAGGACGAGGCCGGGAACCCGCTCTACGAGGTGACCGTCTGCACCGCCGACGGCCTGCCCGTGGCCAGCGACGCGGGCTTCACCGTCGGCGTCTCGGCGGGCCCCGAGGCCCTCGCCGCCGCCGACACCGTGATCGTCACGCCCACGCACGCCATGGACGAGCTCGCGCACGGCGCCCCCCTGCCGCAGCCGCTGACCGACGCCCTCGCGGCGATCCGGCCCGGCACCCGGCTGGTCTCCCTCTGCACCGGCTCGTACGTGCTGGCCGCCGCCGGACTGCTCGACGGCCGGCCCGCCACCACGCACTGGCTGCACGCGCCCGAGTTCCAGCGGGGCTTCCCGCGCGTCCGGCTCGACGAGGAGGTCCTCTTCGTCGACGACGGCGACGTCCTCACCTCGGCCGGCGTGGCCGCCGGCATCGACCTCTGCCTCTACCTGATCCGTCAGGACCACGGCACGGGCGTCGCCAACCGGGCCGCACGGCTCTGCGTGGTGCCGCCCTGGCGCGACGGCGGCCA comes from Streptomyces virginiae and encodes:
- a CDS encoding NADP-dependent oxidoreductase, whose amino-acid sequence is MRAVVVSKWGGPEVLVETETERPEPGMGEVLVRVHAAGVNPVDWKTRESGALIPWGPVPAVGWDVSGVVEAVGPGVTLHRVGDEVYGMPRFPQQAGAYAEYVTAPARHFAPKPAGLDHVQAAALPLAALTAWQALVDTAGVSAGQRVLVHAAAGGVGHLAVQIAKARGAYVIGTASAGKHALLRELGADEVIDYRTTDFEDAVSDVDVVIDAIGGDYTLRSLKVLKPGGHLVTLPGPDSLPADPQGVHASWVLVEPDLGGLREIAALVEQGLLKPLVDTVLPLEQAAKAHEIGEQGRTTGKIVLTVA
- a CDS encoding GlxA family transcriptional regulator, with protein sequence MHRIAVLALEGVPPFELGIPSRVFGNAQDEAGNPLYEVTVCTADGLPVASDAGFTVGVSAGPEALAAADTVIVTPTHAMDELAHGAPLPQPLTDALAAIRPGTRLVSLCTGSYVLAAAGLLDGRPATTHWLHAPEFQRGFPRVRLDEEVLFVDDGDVLTSAGVAAGIDLCLYLIRQDHGTGVANRAARLCVVPPWRDGGQAQYIDRPVPEPTLATTTATRAWALERLAEPVTLGELAAHARMSLRTFTRRFRDEVGMTPVQWLTAQRLELARHLLESSDLPVDLVAHRAGFGSANSLRQHMRSTLGVSPIAYRRTFQPASA